Proteins encoded together in one Chrysemys picta bellii isolate R12L10 chromosome 22, ASM1138683v2, whole genome shotgun sequence window:
- the TMBIM6 gene encoding bax inhibitor 1, with the protein MDVFNRNIDFNALFKFSHISASTQQHLKRVYASFALCMFVAATGAYINVVTHLLRFSLLSGLGSLALLIWLTATPHSRETEQKRLGILAGFAFLTGANLCPLLEMCIVINPSIIPTAFLGTAVIFSCFSLSALYARRRSFLYLGGFLLSGLFLMLLFSLINVFVGSTWLFTANLYLGLMVMCGFVLFDTQLIIEKAESGDKDYIWHCVDLFLDFINIFRELMLLLGMNENKKKKEK; encoded by the exons ATGGACGTGTTCAACCGGAACATTGACTTCAACGCGCTCTTCAAGTTTTCCCACAT ctctgcctccACCCAGCAGCACCTGAAGAGGGTCTATGCCAGCTTTGCTCTCTGCATGTTTGTGGCAGCGACCGGAGCCTACATCAATGTGGTGACCCATCTGCTCCGG TTCAGCCTGCTCtcgggcctgggctccctggcacTGCTGATCTGGCTGACGGCCACGCCCCACAGCAGGGAGACGGAGCAGAAGAGGCTGGGGATTCTGGCTGGCTTTGCCTTCCTGACGG GAGCCAACCTATGTCCTCTCCTGGAAATGTGCATCGTCATCAACCCCAG CATCATCCCCACCGCCTTCCTGGGCACCGCTGTGATCTTCAGCTGCTTCTCACTGAGCGCCCTCTACGCCAGGCGTCGCAGCTTCCTGTACCTGGGAG GCTTCCTGCTCTCTGGCCTCTTCCTAATGCTGCTCTTCTCCTTGATCAACGTCTTCGTGGGGTCCACTTGGCTGTTCACA gcTAACCTGTATCTCGGGCTGATGGTCATGTGTGGGTTCGTCCTCTTCGACACCCAGCTCATCATTGAGAAGGCGGAGAGCGGGGACAAGGATTACATCTG GCACTGTGTGGATCTCTTCCTGGATTTCATCAACATCTTTCGGGAGCTCATGCTGCTGCTGGGGATGAACGAG AACAAGAAGAAGAAGGAGAAGTGA
- the NCKAP5L gene encoding nck-associated protein 5-like isoform X1, with protein MSEAVAEGRGDMKPEEGGSEPGTSQELLQRLRELEAENSALAQANENQRETYERCLDEVANHVVQALLNQKDLRQECLKLKKRVFDLERQNQTLSDLFQQKVQPKTGSLPQLALHPVPAVCSPPAGLQLGSVEKLAPPLPLGRCALPREVGYGGLRAGGPGSQSMEALSPFFKKKAQILEVLRKLEETDPLLCPPPCQLSPWRDPSHSPAEPGSHKSLVAIRSQPESPVNGEGPLAATHELWPSCLPPAPNGLEEALKWKDEEGGALEAEGGRPQLLPPLCCQQKREGSSSSSSDETGELGELGPVEKGPPGEALLSTLAEKKLDLGLLLEETECYLQHFLKQGCPLNGEPAAAYRLEGPPGALGPKPGVLGKALSRDVLTGLSVMGKYQPTKLASGPGQGNADKPVFSPAAGGQALGPSLEPALERQAYLSVCLSGDEPPEKSAKGFGQTSAQGKPKLQPGPPSPGGGALPLPSPSKMVKFLKMPTPGEKPQGPNPLRLSPQLTRSSKIPCRSNSYEPCPSPVLSRRASPEGPAVPACLLPPGAGGQASPKAGRHLAPGPAEAAGHGPPKPHDYENISELSVGGLASPLERPKGSRSTPSRGARPDAPHCPPELCPYAPAKEGRERGAESPPAARRGAGGSAGPRRPGNSAGKKPLEPGHLPFKERLSALGKLKGAETGERKEAPGPEKNTCPGKARAPGRPCEEALEARAQPRPGAGGSLKHQEQCHGVELAGRCYSSGSVGSRLEAETCSSKHYPAKARQPGALGAAGTPLGPRNPPKAPPVPPAKGAKSPHGSPTKLPSKSPTKALAKAGAPRPPAEEPRPGGPKPPPTPPPGAGRKPPDCARAPPLPGQALPAVGPALHSAIEEKVMKGIEENVLRHQGRDKGLAGEGKPKNSSGIAGWFGLRRSKLPALSRRPEGLQAKEERKQWGGAASPLRREGKVAACKLEAESLNISKLMEKAEDLRKALEAEKAYINGLALEKGRPHACGILVEQTQNELQVMYQEVTAENFMQQLLNRVDGKEAYESRLEQKRELRDFQRVSHDTKDPRLFRPPRNGIVGHLRSCEETPEKSPDPKLREEIPSDDSLAESVNSQHFTVCGSLTRTLDSGIGTFPPPDYCSGAPGKNLPKLKPSLDPLPSLAPGRPPGGPRVPRKARTLEREVPSAEDVLAPGKHQSMPTFHGVLASVEPPPSLRSRGVCPEDPRLEPRRVQHSKNWTFPNSKACGGSADPFLCTARDLEGLHGLAGSSARSTAERKRASSDGPRLPPPSPPAFSASRTPSASDVGEEGSLELKSRDTGQGQPGLENSESLSDSLYDSLSSCGSQG; from the exons GACCTGCGCCAGGAGTGTCTCAAGCTAAAGAAGAGGGTCTTCGACCTGGAGCGGCAGAACCAGACCCTGAGCGACCTCTTCCAGCAGAAGGTGCAGCCGAAGACCGGCTCGCTGCCCCAG CTGGCCCTGCACCCGGTGCCCGCGGTGTGCAGCCCCCCGGCCGGTCTCCAGTTGGGCTCGGTGGAGAAGCTGGCCCCTCCGCTGCCCCTGGGACGCTGCGCCCTGCCGAGGGAG gtgGGGTACGGAGGGCTGCGGGCAGGCGGCCCCGGCTCTCAGTCCATGGAGGCCTTGTCTCCGTTCTTCAAGAAGAAAGCACAGATCCTGGAGGTGCTGCGGAAGCTGGAGGAGACGgaccccctgctgtgccccccaccctgccagctGTCTCCCTGGAGGGaccccagccactcccctgcGGAGCCCGGCTCCCACAAATCCCTAGTGGCCATCCGGAGCCAGCCGGAGTCGCCGGTGAATGGGGAGGGGCCCCTGGCGGCAACCCATGAGCTGTGGCCGTCCTGCCTGCCGCCAGCACCGAATGGCCTGGAGGAGGCGCTGAAGTGGAAGGACGAGGAGGGGGGGGCCCTGGAGGCCGAGGGGGGGcgcccccagctgctccccccacTGTGCTGCCAGCAGAAGAGGGAGGGCAGCTCCTCGTCCTCCTCCGACGAgacgggggagctgggggagctgggACCTGTGGAGAAGGGCCCCCCGGGCGAGGCCCTGCTGAGCACCCTGGCTGAGAAGAAGCTGGACCTGGGTCTGCTGCTGGAGGAGACCGAATGCTACCTGCAGCACTTCCTGAAGCAGGGCTGCCCGCTCAACGGGGAGCCAGCCGCTGCCTACCGGCTGGAGGGGCCCCCGGGGGCGCTGGGCCCcaagccaggggtgctgggcaaGGCCCTGAGCCGGGACGTGCTCACCGGCCTGTCTGTCATGGGCAAGTACCAGCCCACGAAGCTGGCGTCGGGCCCGGGCCAGGGCAACGCAGACAAGCCAGTTTTCAGCCCAGCCGCCGGCGGCCAGGCCCTGGGGCcctccctggagccggccctggagcgcCAGGCCTACCTCAGCGTCTGCCTCTCCGGAGACGAGCCCCCCGAGAAGAGTGCCAAAGGCTTCGGCCAGACTTCGGCTCAGGGCAAGCCCAAGCTGCAGCCGGGCCCCCCGTCCCCGGGCGGTGGGGcacttcccctgccctccccctccaagATGGTCAAGTTCCTGAAGATGCCCACGCCCGGGGAGAAGCCCCAGGGCCCCAACCCTCTGCGCCTGAGCCCCCAGCTCACCCGCAGCTCCAAGATCCCCTGCCGTAGCAACAGCTACGAGCCGTGCCCCTCGCCCGTGCTCAGCCGCAGGGCCTCCCCCGAGGGGCCCGCggtgcctgcctgcctcctgccccctggggccGGCGGCCAGGCCTCCCCCAAGGCTGGCAGGCACCTGGCCCCCGGGCCGGCCGAGGCCGCTGGGCATGGCCCCCCAAAGCCCCACGACTACGAGAACATCTCAGAGCTGTCGGTGGGCGGCCTGGCCTCCCCACTGGAGCGGCCCAAGGGCTCCCGCTCCACCCCGTCGCGAGGCGCCAGGCCAGACGCCCCCCACTGCCCGCCGGAGCTGTGCCCCTACGCCCCTGCCAAGGAGGGCCGGGAGCGGGGCGCTGAGTCTCCGCCGGCCGCCCGCAGGGGTGCCGGGGGCTCCGCCGGGCCCAGGAGGCCTGGGAACAGCGCTGGGAAGAAGCCTCTGGAGCCGGGACACCTGCCGTTTAAGGAGCGTCTCTCGGCGCTGGGGAAGCTGAAGGGGGCCGAGACCGGGGAGCGGAAGGAGGCGCCGGGCCCGGAGAAAAACACCTGCCCTGGGAAGGCCAGGGCACCAGGCCGGCCCTGTGAGGAGGCGCTGGAGGCCAGGGCACAGCCTCGGCCGGGCGCGGGCGGCAGCCTCAAACACCAGGAGCAGTGCCACGGCGTGGAGCTGGCCGGGCGGTGCTACTCTTCTGGCTCGGTGGGCTCCCGGCTGGAGGCTGAGACCTGCTCCTCGAAGCACTACCCCGCCAAAGCCCGCCAGCCGGGGGCGCTGGGCGCAGCAGGGACCCCCCTGGGCCCCAGGAACCCCCCCAAAGCCCCTCCGGTGCCCCCGGCCAAGGGCGCCAAGAGCCCCCATGGGAGCCCCACCAAGCTGCCCTCCAAATCGCCCACCAAGGCGCTGGCCAAGGCTGGGGCTCCCCGCCCGCCAGCAGAGGAGCCAAGGCCCGGTGGCCCCAAGCCACCCCCCACACCGCCGCCCGGCGCGGGCCGCAAGCCCCCTGACTGTGccagggccccgcccctgcctggcCAAGCTCTGCCCGCGGTTGGCCCCGCGCTGCACTCGGCCATCGAGGAGAAGGTGATGAAGGGCATCGAGGAGAACGTGCTGCGGCACCAGGGCCGGGACAAGGGGCTGGCGGGCGAGGGGAAGCCGAAGAACTCCAGCGGCATCGCCGGCTGGTTCGGGCTGCGCCGGAGCAAGCTGCCCGCCCTGAGCCGGCGGCCCGAGGGGCTCCAGGCCAAGGAGGAGCGGAAGCAGTGGGGCGGGGCCGCCTCGCCGCTGCGCCGGGAGGGGAAGGTGGCGGCCTGCAAATTGGAGGCGGAGAGCCTCAACATCTCCAAGCTGATGGAGAAGGCGGAGGACCTGCGCAAGGCGCTGGAGGCCGAGAAGGCCTACATCAACGGGCTGGCGCTGGAAAAGGGCCGGCCCCACGCCTGCGGCATCCTCGTGGAGCAGACGCAGAACGAGCTGCAGGTCATGTACCAGGAGGTGACGGCCGAAAACTTCATGCAGCAGCTGCTGAACAG GGTGGACGGGAAGGAAGCCTACGAGAGCCGGCTGGAGCAGAAGAGGGAGCTCCGGGATTTCCAGAGGGTCTCACATGACACCAAAGACCCCAGGCTCTTCCGGCCCCCACGGAACGGCATTGTCGGCCACCTGCGGAGTTGTGAGGAGACCCCCGAGAAG AGCCCAGACCCGAAACTCCGGGAGGAAATCCCGTCGGACGACAGCCTGGCCGAGTCAGTGAACTCCCAGCACTTCACAG TGTGCGGCTCCCTGACACGGACCCTGGACAGCGGCATCggcaccttccctccccctgactaCTGCAGTGGGGCTCCCGGTAAAAACCTCCCCAAGCTGAAACCCAGCCTGGACCCGCTGCCCAGCCTCGCCCCGGGGCGGCCCCCCGGCGGCCCCAGAGTCCCCCGCAAGGCCCGCACGCTGGAGAGGGAGGTGCCCAGCGCGGAGGACGTTCTGGCACCCGGCAAGCACCAAAGCATGCCCACGTTCCACGGAGTGCTGGCCAGCGTGGAGCCGCCCCCGAGCCTCCGCAGCCGCGGAGTCTGCCCCGAAG ACCCCCGCCTGGAACCACGGCGAGTGCAGCACAGCAAGAACTGGACTTTTCCCAACTCCAAGGCCTGCGGCGGCTCCGCGGACCCCTTCCTGTGCACGGCCCGGGACCTGGAGGGGCTGCACGGGCTGGCTGGG AGCTCCGCACGCAGCACCGCCGAGAGGAAAAGAGCCTCCTCAGAtgggccccgcctgccgcccccctccccaccggcGTTCAGCGCCAGCCGGACGCCCAGTGCCTCTGACGTGGGCGAGGAAGGCAGCCTGGAGCTGAAGTCCAGAGACACGGGGCAGGGCCAGCCGGGCCTGGAGAACTCGGAATCGCTCAGTGACTCGCTGTACGACAGCCTCTCCTCCTGCGGGAGCCAAGGTTAA
- the NCKAP5L gene encoding nck-associated protein 5-like isoform X2 has protein sequence MSEAVAEGRGDMKPEEGGSEPGTSQELLQRLRELEAENSALAQANENQRETYERCLDEVANHVVQALLNQKDLRQECLKLKKRVFDLERQNQTLSDLFQQKVQPKTGSLPQLALHPVPAVCSPPAGLQLGSVEKLAPPLPLGRCALPREVGYGGLRAGGPGSQSMEALSPFFKKKAQILEVLRKLEETDPLLCPPPCQLSPWRDPSHSPAEPGSHKSLVAIRSQPESPVNGEGPLAATHELWPSCLPPAPNGLEEALKWKDEEGGALEAEGGRPQLLPPLCCQQKREGSSSSSSDETGELGELGPVEKGPPGEALLSTLAEKKLDLGLLLEETECYLQHFLKQGCPLNGEPAAAYRLEGPPGALGPKPGVLGKALSRDVLTGLSVMGKYQPTKLASGPGQGNADKPVFSPAAGGQALGPSLEPALERQAYLSVCLSGDEPPEKSAKGFGQTSAQGKPKLQPGPPSPGGGALPLPSPSKMVKFLKMPTPGEKPQGPNPLRLSPQLTRSSKIPCRSNSYEPCPSPVLSRRASPEGPAVPACLLPPGAGGQASPKAGRHLAPGPAEAAGHGPPKPHDYENISELSVGGLASPLERPKGSRSTPSRGARPDAPHCPPELCPYAPAKEGRERGAESPPAARRGAGGSAGPRRPGNSAGKKPLEPGHLPFKERLSALGKLKGAETGERKEAPGPEKNTCPGKARAPGRPCEEALEARAQPRPGAGGSLKHQEQCHGVELAGRCYSSGSVGSRLEAETCSSKHYPAKARQPGALGAAGTPLGPRNPPKAPPVPPAKGAKSPHGSPTKLPSKSPTKALAKAGAPRPPAEEPRPGGPKPPPTPPPGAGRKPPDCARAPPLPGQALPAVGPALHSAIEEKVMKGIEENVLRHQGRDKGLAGEGKPKNSSGIAGWFGLRRSKLPALSRRPEGLQAKEERKQWGGAASPLRREGKVAACKLEAESLNISKLMEKAEDLRKALEAEKAYINGLALEKGRPHACGILVEQTQNELQVMYQEVTAENFMQQLLNRVDGKEAYESRLEQKRELRDFQRVSHDTKDPRLFRPPRNGIVGHLRSCEETPEKSPDPKLREEIPSDDSLAESVNSQHFTVCGSLTRTLDSGIGTFPPPDYCSGAPGKNLPKLKPSLDPLPSLAPGRPPGGPRVPRKARTLEREVPSAEDVLAPGKHQSMPTFHGVLASVEPPPSLRSRGVCPEELRTQHRREEKSLLRWAPPAAPLPTGVQRQPDAQCL, from the exons GACCTGCGCCAGGAGTGTCTCAAGCTAAAGAAGAGGGTCTTCGACCTGGAGCGGCAGAACCAGACCCTGAGCGACCTCTTCCAGCAGAAGGTGCAGCCGAAGACCGGCTCGCTGCCCCAG CTGGCCCTGCACCCGGTGCCCGCGGTGTGCAGCCCCCCGGCCGGTCTCCAGTTGGGCTCGGTGGAGAAGCTGGCCCCTCCGCTGCCCCTGGGACGCTGCGCCCTGCCGAGGGAG gtgGGGTACGGAGGGCTGCGGGCAGGCGGCCCCGGCTCTCAGTCCATGGAGGCCTTGTCTCCGTTCTTCAAGAAGAAAGCACAGATCCTGGAGGTGCTGCGGAAGCTGGAGGAGACGgaccccctgctgtgccccccaccctgccagctGTCTCCCTGGAGGGaccccagccactcccctgcGGAGCCCGGCTCCCACAAATCCCTAGTGGCCATCCGGAGCCAGCCGGAGTCGCCGGTGAATGGGGAGGGGCCCCTGGCGGCAACCCATGAGCTGTGGCCGTCCTGCCTGCCGCCAGCACCGAATGGCCTGGAGGAGGCGCTGAAGTGGAAGGACGAGGAGGGGGGGGCCCTGGAGGCCGAGGGGGGGcgcccccagctgctccccccacTGTGCTGCCAGCAGAAGAGGGAGGGCAGCTCCTCGTCCTCCTCCGACGAgacgggggagctgggggagctgggACCTGTGGAGAAGGGCCCCCCGGGCGAGGCCCTGCTGAGCACCCTGGCTGAGAAGAAGCTGGACCTGGGTCTGCTGCTGGAGGAGACCGAATGCTACCTGCAGCACTTCCTGAAGCAGGGCTGCCCGCTCAACGGGGAGCCAGCCGCTGCCTACCGGCTGGAGGGGCCCCCGGGGGCGCTGGGCCCcaagccaggggtgctgggcaaGGCCCTGAGCCGGGACGTGCTCACCGGCCTGTCTGTCATGGGCAAGTACCAGCCCACGAAGCTGGCGTCGGGCCCGGGCCAGGGCAACGCAGACAAGCCAGTTTTCAGCCCAGCCGCCGGCGGCCAGGCCCTGGGGCcctccctggagccggccctggagcgcCAGGCCTACCTCAGCGTCTGCCTCTCCGGAGACGAGCCCCCCGAGAAGAGTGCCAAAGGCTTCGGCCAGACTTCGGCTCAGGGCAAGCCCAAGCTGCAGCCGGGCCCCCCGTCCCCGGGCGGTGGGGcacttcccctgccctccccctccaagATGGTCAAGTTCCTGAAGATGCCCACGCCCGGGGAGAAGCCCCAGGGCCCCAACCCTCTGCGCCTGAGCCCCCAGCTCACCCGCAGCTCCAAGATCCCCTGCCGTAGCAACAGCTACGAGCCGTGCCCCTCGCCCGTGCTCAGCCGCAGGGCCTCCCCCGAGGGGCCCGCggtgcctgcctgcctcctgccccctggggccGGCGGCCAGGCCTCCCCCAAGGCTGGCAGGCACCTGGCCCCCGGGCCGGCCGAGGCCGCTGGGCATGGCCCCCCAAAGCCCCACGACTACGAGAACATCTCAGAGCTGTCGGTGGGCGGCCTGGCCTCCCCACTGGAGCGGCCCAAGGGCTCCCGCTCCACCCCGTCGCGAGGCGCCAGGCCAGACGCCCCCCACTGCCCGCCGGAGCTGTGCCCCTACGCCCCTGCCAAGGAGGGCCGGGAGCGGGGCGCTGAGTCTCCGCCGGCCGCCCGCAGGGGTGCCGGGGGCTCCGCCGGGCCCAGGAGGCCTGGGAACAGCGCTGGGAAGAAGCCTCTGGAGCCGGGACACCTGCCGTTTAAGGAGCGTCTCTCGGCGCTGGGGAAGCTGAAGGGGGCCGAGACCGGGGAGCGGAAGGAGGCGCCGGGCCCGGAGAAAAACACCTGCCCTGGGAAGGCCAGGGCACCAGGCCGGCCCTGTGAGGAGGCGCTGGAGGCCAGGGCACAGCCTCGGCCGGGCGCGGGCGGCAGCCTCAAACACCAGGAGCAGTGCCACGGCGTGGAGCTGGCCGGGCGGTGCTACTCTTCTGGCTCGGTGGGCTCCCGGCTGGAGGCTGAGACCTGCTCCTCGAAGCACTACCCCGCCAAAGCCCGCCAGCCGGGGGCGCTGGGCGCAGCAGGGACCCCCCTGGGCCCCAGGAACCCCCCCAAAGCCCCTCCGGTGCCCCCGGCCAAGGGCGCCAAGAGCCCCCATGGGAGCCCCACCAAGCTGCCCTCCAAATCGCCCACCAAGGCGCTGGCCAAGGCTGGGGCTCCCCGCCCGCCAGCAGAGGAGCCAAGGCCCGGTGGCCCCAAGCCACCCCCCACACCGCCGCCCGGCGCGGGCCGCAAGCCCCCTGACTGTGccagggccccgcccctgcctggcCAAGCTCTGCCCGCGGTTGGCCCCGCGCTGCACTCGGCCATCGAGGAGAAGGTGATGAAGGGCATCGAGGAGAACGTGCTGCGGCACCAGGGCCGGGACAAGGGGCTGGCGGGCGAGGGGAAGCCGAAGAACTCCAGCGGCATCGCCGGCTGGTTCGGGCTGCGCCGGAGCAAGCTGCCCGCCCTGAGCCGGCGGCCCGAGGGGCTCCAGGCCAAGGAGGAGCGGAAGCAGTGGGGCGGGGCCGCCTCGCCGCTGCGCCGGGAGGGGAAGGTGGCGGCCTGCAAATTGGAGGCGGAGAGCCTCAACATCTCCAAGCTGATGGAGAAGGCGGAGGACCTGCGCAAGGCGCTGGAGGCCGAGAAGGCCTACATCAACGGGCTGGCGCTGGAAAAGGGCCGGCCCCACGCCTGCGGCATCCTCGTGGAGCAGACGCAGAACGAGCTGCAGGTCATGTACCAGGAGGTGACGGCCGAAAACTTCATGCAGCAGCTGCTGAACAG GGTGGACGGGAAGGAAGCCTACGAGAGCCGGCTGGAGCAGAAGAGGGAGCTCCGGGATTTCCAGAGGGTCTCACATGACACCAAAGACCCCAGGCTCTTCCGGCCCCCACGGAACGGCATTGTCGGCCACCTGCGGAGTTGTGAGGAGACCCCCGAGAAG AGCCCAGACCCGAAACTCCGGGAGGAAATCCCGTCGGACGACAGCCTGGCCGAGTCAGTGAACTCCCAGCACTTCACAG TGTGCGGCTCCCTGACACGGACCCTGGACAGCGGCATCggcaccttccctccccctgactaCTGCAGTGGGGCTCCCGGTAAAAACCTCCCCAAGCTGAAACCCAGCCTGGACCCGCTGCCCAGCCTCGCCCCGGGGCGGCCCCCCGGCGGCCCCAGAGTCCCCCGCAAGGCCCGCACGCTGGAGAGGGAGGTGCCCAGCGCGGAGGACGTTCTGGCACCCGGCAAGCACCAAAGCATGCCCACGTTCCACGGAGTGCTGGCCAGCGTGGAGCCGCCCCCGAGCCTCCGCAGCCGCGGAGTCTGCCCCGAAG AGCTCCGCACGCAGCACCGCCGAGAGGAAAAGAGCCTCCTCAGAtgggccccgcctgccgcccccctccccaccggcGTTCAGCGCCAGCCGGACGCCCAGTGCCTCTGA